The DNA sequence cCTTCCTATTGAAATGAAAAGAGATCTATAAAGTTGCATACATATTCACTCTCTTTAAAGTaactcacctaattcaacacaggtgcagccagcTGGTGATCGAAGTCATATATTTAGTCAAATGGAGATCTGATGATGACTGCAGAACAAAGAaaggtccagtcactgatgAATGAGAACTACTGGCTaaaactacaccatgaagacgaAACAATTTTCCACGcaacactgtgaaaatgttcttGAAAAGCATAGGgagatggataaaaaaaaaaaaaataaaacaacctcTAAGTGACCTGACATACCTTGAAGTACAGTTAAATAAATCACTTAGAAATTGGAGGAATATGGCACCAGTAAATCTACTGAGAGCAGGCTGTGCCTGTGCTGGAAAGAGACTattgagggaggccaccaagacacccatgattcttctgaaggagttacaagcttcagtggctgagatgggagagactgcaTACAGAAACTGTTTTATGGGAGAGTGGCAAAACAAAGCCACTGTTGAATAAAGCAAGAAGCTTcttcacaacaaaataaaacaatgtacAGCGACACAGAGGCATTTCAAATTTGAGCATTCAGTGTAGAACAAAGCAGCCAGCactacacagaaacacacataatGAGATTTCTGTCAACACATTCATTGCCACAATGCCATGACTAACCCTCAGCCAATCACGAGCAATTCATTTTGATAATCTCAAAACAATAGTACATTGTTGATGAAGACAACATCATCCTAGATTAACAAATCCATTCTTATTTGAAGTAACAGGGTTATTTTAGTTGGATAACAGCACGAGTTCAGATTAGTTGAACTGCGAAGAACAGAGCATTGATGCTTGAACCAGGAAATAAAGAtaatgtgtaaaaacaacatgttagcaaagttaaaaataataataataacatttctGAATTCTAATGGCAGCTTATAAGATAAATGGCACATAAAATGTACCATTTATCTTATAAGCTCCCAAGTTTGAGTTACCTGTATCTTTAAGATTACAGAACAGATTTGCAGTTTCAAggatttttagttgttttaaccTCCCTAAGGCCTGGTAtccatcttttattttcaaaaagagtgtatttttattattattattattattattattattattattattattattattattattattaataaaaatactaataataataataataataaaaaaaatactaacaacaataatagaaaatatcataatataataatcagatattatccaattattatatttattggttattccttatcccaaataactagaagaaatctaaaatgtaagCCCAGCCAAAGCTTGGGTTTTAGGAGGCTACACAAAAATGAACACTCAGAAACACTGTAATCTACAATGAACTTGGTTTTGCTGgggatattttaaaatacacaagaTTGCTCAATCcccaacacacaaacagaaacttcaTTTTCCAATCATACAGCCAATACTGTGGTATCtctcaaaaaacacacatcaggCCCAAACTTCAAACTGTGCACACTCATGCAATGCAAATAACACCTGTCAGAAACAGAGAAGCATGCAtctactgcacacacacacatgcacgcacgcacgcacgcacacacacaaacaattgGACCTGTCAAAGAGTCACATCTTGACACAAACACTAATTCGCACACACAGCTGCACAAATTGTCCCAGAATTGCAGTAACTCACAGCCAATAATATGAGCTGATCCCCCTCCATGCACACGGACACggacacgcacacgcacacgcgcacacacacacacacacacacacacacacacacacacacacgcacaagcacaaacacactcaaaccAAAATTCATGGACCATTTCACAGTATCTGGCTTTCATTGATGAGGAGTGCCTGTGTGAGCTAGAATGGTAAATAGCAGAGGAAATTAGTTGTCCAGCCATGACAATCTGGCCATCTGTCTCCCACAGCAGAAACAGATCAAATAATAGCTGACAGAAAAGATGGAGAAACAAGAGAATAGCTgtaaagaaaagtaaaatacaTGGCTGGCTATTTCAAGTACTGAGAAAAACAAAGGAGTGTGGGGAAAAGACTAACAATACACAATTTAAAGCACAGTCTGAGATTTTTCAGCCATGCTGTTCATGCCAAGGGCCATTTGTTCAAACAGTCTAAAGaatgaaaaaagggaaaacattGAATTCTACGAATACACTAAAGTCGAGAATTTACTTCTTGTCTTGATCTTGTGACTTTCTAaactaaacagtaaaataaatagataataaataaaCCAGCAAAAACAAAGATAGTTGATAGATAGCaacgttggacgggtcctcgcatccttgctggctCTGATGACACACGTAAAATATCAGGCAGATTGTAGCATGTACACGCTAGTTATATAccacttcctgtccatccaccaggtggcgctgtgaccgagagtgtatattggccaatggatgtgatcagggtcagactctgatcacacataatttcaggcagattggaccatgtacaggctagttatagaccatttccttccatccgccgggtggcgctatgactgtgggtGTAtatcagcatgtgaatgtcatcagggcaggactctgatcacacatgtaaagtttcaggcagattggagcatgtacaggctagttatatagcatttcctgtccatccaacaggtggcgctataaCTCTGAATGTATATTTGTCTATGGATGTCTTCAAAGCTGGAGTttgatcacacctgtaaagtttgagacagattggagcatgcaGAGGAccgttacacagcagttgatgtttcatggcgaagcctcaaaattcaggaggccgccatggccatgCCCTCaaacttttgcggagcattttgataacttttgatcacccatgcctggagtatatcctggccgaatttcatctctctcgCTGTTatcctgtttgagtttatagcttttgaaaatgtacagcattttgataatttttcatcaggtagggctgttgcatatactggccaaatttggcgtctctcggacttacccccgATAAGTTATTGATCTCAAAAAATTTCAAATCTAATTCAagatggctgacttcctgttgggtttcgGGCATTTCCATATTACAAGCTCAATGAATATGGGTTGCTACAATTCAGCCATTTATATTGTCTCATATattgtatcatgtgactaaaatagacagaaacgaaaacatggaatgccttaAAGTGCTGTTTTTGACAGCACAATGTCATAGCTATttatgtaagaacttaagtgattgtggttattatcaagataaccatggaaaatggctagatatcagctcttaatcAAACTTTTatgagctattttgttgttatcattatatttgtccaaacaaatgtacctttagttgtacaaggcattaaaatgaacaaaaaactgaagaaaacaagggttatgtaaaaaaaattacatgtacAGTCATGTACATGTGAGTACACGCATTTTCTTGCAAAGTATGTTTTTGGTTGTGTTAGTTCTCAGTACAGTTTAGTCCAAAATTATATTTGTAAAGGagtaaaccaaacaaaactgcTTTAAGTCAAGCTTCTTCCCAGCCTCCTCAGCACCAGACTGTGGTGTCAGATTGGCCTCATTTGTTGACTTAGCAGGAGGTGCAGTTTTATCACGGGAGTCAACAACACGATGCCACAAACAAGATTATTTATAagttttattggtatttttagTTTAAGTGCACTGTCATCTGCTCAACAGATAGTTTACAGTCACATTCCATGCACATCAAAACAAGGTAACAATCCTGAGCTGGGTTGTGTGTCTCTGAACTAACGTTGGCTGTTGTGGTTCACTGTCGATGTCGGCTCAAACTCGTTACACCCAAATGTGGAAATTTCTCTTTGCAGACACTGCTGTGGTGTCAGAGGGAATATGTTTAAAAACTGGAGAgacaacagaaaatatgaaaacatttgatcacaaaaacaagaaaaggtgGTTTCAAACAGAACGTCATTAGATTCTTCAGCTCAAAGTAGTTATCAGGTATAAACATGGTGCAAAAAGAtcctttaaataattttaagttCTGCAAAAACACGTTTTAAACACTTTGACACTCAAATGTGTCATCATCGTGTCTTCATTGGGTCTCAGCTTCGTCTCTGGACTCTCTCAGGCTGTCTTCAGGATGTACAGGATGAAGATGCTAAGCAGCAGCGGCAAAGCTGGCAgggaacaagacagaaaaggcGTTTGTCAGAAAACATCTGTCAGGGTTTCTGCACTTTGCAAGTAAGAATGCAgtcataaaagaaaaaactgacaaaaaggcTCATCATtatctattttgtttttgtttttttaaaaaaactttttcagcatttctacataaaaacattaatccAAGTATAATATTATTGCTGAATTAACAGCACTGGCAGAAAACTGAGGAATAAATCTgctattgttttttattatagCCACCAAACAAAAGAAGATACTTCAGGAGAATTGACTTGAACAGCTGTTCTGTAGCTTTCAACCTCATCAGATTTTCTTCAAAAGGCAGATTTTACAATTGTTTATCTACAGTTTCCACTACTACTAGAAAAACTTCAATCTGAAAGCTCCAGAGCAGCTTCCACATCTATTTTGAGGGAATCTTAAATGACTCTGTGTCAGTCTTTCCCAAAATTAGTTCTACTGTTATGACCCtaaaaatgtgttctttgtttaaaaacaaactttaaggACATGATCTAATCAATTAACAGTTAAAGTGAAGCGTGGGAAGTTTGCTTAATGTGGACCTCTGTGAATCAAACTAACTGCTTTTATATATTAATGGTAGTCATACTGTTTGTGTGCAGGATTGTCCAGGTTCCCTATTAAACTGACCATCTAAAGCCCTAAGGCTTGCAGTGTGAATATGAACTTGCAGTGTGTTATTTACCCTGAGGGAAAAGGGCTCTGTTTGCCCCTGACATGGTAGTGAGAGGAGTGGTGGTGGGTGGAGTAGTGGTGGTGATGTTGTTGTTCAGGGTGGGAGTAGTAGTGGTGGTGATGTTGTTGTTCAGGGTGGGAGTAGTAGTGGTGGTGATGTTGTTGTTCAGGGTGGGAGTAGTAGTGGTGGTGATGTTGTTGTTCAGGGTGGGAGTAGTAGTGGTGGTGATGTTGTTGTTCAGGGTGGGagtagtagtggtggtggtggtgttgttgTTCAGGGTGGGagtagtagtggtggtggtggtgttgttgTTCAGGGTGGGagtagtagtggtggtggtgttgttgTTCAGGTTGCTGGTTGGATCGAGGAGGTTCAGAGGAGGGGTGGTCACGTTGGCGGTGAAGGACCCGAGAATACCTGAAGAATGAAACATTGTCAGATGTGTAGGTGATTCGCTAAAGATCAGAATGAAATGGCATTTAGAGAGCAgttcattcttctttttttatttacaaatgtaTACAGTGACTGTCATGGCATCTGTGTCTGTAACATATCATATGTGGACCTATTTACATGGATAAATATTCAGTAAAGATTACAGTGTACAGTCTGTGCTAATGTTTGTCCACTTACTTCCGTTTACACTTCCAGACCCGAGTTGGAGGACGAAGGTGGTGTCCACGTTCCTCGCCATGGAGGCGTTCACTCCGGGGACGTCAAACACACACTGGATCTTTGTATCTGTTGTCAagttttgtatttctgttgcCCTCTGCAAAGGTAATGTCACGTGAAGTTGAATTacagacatttgtgtgttttggaaatTTTAAGAATTAATCTGGAGAGCTTTGGTAGCATGTTTAAGCACAGCGACCACAAAATCTAGATAATTGTCATTACCACCCTGAGAATGcaactaaaactgaaaatacaatctTGACTGAACAGTTTGCAGAGTCT is a window from the Amphiprion ocellaris isolate individual 3 ecotype Okinawa chromosome 20, ASM2253959v1, whole genome shotgun sequence genome containing:
- the LOC118471420 gene encoding mucin-2-like, producing the protein MKQAFILLVSIAMVFVAPGAQGSAHLSFSNIAALVTRTGCGTTKLCVETPEDCDPATKDTCLFTSVNATAVMAPNGTTLSFELSGTISGDRYVGVALTANASEGTGMLYVCGRNGTTYGVSGTFFFLTVQINNTNGALTVMNERATEIQNLTTDTKIQCVFDVPGVNASMARNVDTTFVLQLGSGSVNGSILGSFTANVTTPPLNLLDPTSNLNNNTTTTTTPTLNNNTTTTTTTPTLNNNTTTTTTTPTLNNNITTTTTPTLNNNITTTTTPTLNNNITTTTTPTLNNNITTTTTPTLNNNITTTTPPTTTPLTTMSGANRALFPQALPLLLSIFILYILKTA